The sequence CTATTTCCGGTCGTAAACAATACTGCATAAACGACGCGCCCAGCCGCCGCAGAAGCACGTCATAAACCGGACGGAAATAAGGCGCAAACTTCTCGGCAATATCTCCGGGTAAAAAGCCCAAATCCTCGTCGGCCTGTAACACCGGCCTGGTAACAATAATGCGATCAACCTCTTTATGAATAAGCGCTTCCGCCGCCTTGGCCGCGCTCAGAAACGTTTTGCCACACCCCGCCTCACCGGTGGCAAAGATTAACTGTTTATTCTCTATTGCAGACAAGTAATGCTCCTGGGCGGCGGTTCTAGCTTCAATGACAGAGGTGTCGCGGCTTTCCCGCGCCATGCCTATCGATTCAATTCCGCCCATTTGAACCAGAGAAGTGACCGATTCTTCCTCACGTTGACGATGACTACGCGACTCGCGCCGAATAACGCGTTTCGCTTCACGACGTGCTTTGATCACTGCTTTTTGTCTTCCCATAGTGGCACCTTACAGTTTGTTTCACTTACCGCACTGCCCGGCAGCGCGTGACGTTTCACTCACAAGCGAGGTTTGGCTTCCTTATTAAGCCGATGGAGAACAGAACGAATAACGCCCGAACCGGAACCGGTCGGACGAGATAATTGACGAGGAGGAGTAAGCAGACAGGCAAAAAATGGCGTTAACGAAAAATGGCACAGTGCAGAAAATTGGTGGGGAAGAAATCCCTCGCATCGGCGAGTCGGCAGACCTGAGTAGCAGTTTCGACTATTTAGTCCCCAACAGGACATTACCATTCGCGTTCCTCACTGTGACAACAACTATTCCAATGAATAATGATTGACCGTATTAAGAACCACTGTTAACCATCAGTCTGAAAATTAGAGTGGAATGATTGCAGTAGTATGACAGTGCAATAGTTTGCCTCTATTTTGCAAGCTTTTTTACACTGTCATAATATTTACATATAGTCAGGATATGGCGATCTGGCAACATTGCATAGGAGAAAAAGTATTACGCGCGGTATCAGTAGTATTTCTGCCAATCCAGATACTGATCGTATTTGCGCAGCGCGCTGCGGTAGCTAGCCTGATCAAT comes from Brenneria nigrifluens DSM 30175 = ATCC 13028 and encodes:
- the phoH gene encoding phosphate starvation-inducible protein PhoH, translated to MGRQKAVIKARREAKRVIRRESRSHRQREEESVTSLVQMGGIESIGMARESRDTSVIEARTAAQEHYLSAIENKQLIFATGEAGCGKTFLSAAKAAEALIHKEVDRIIVTRPVLQADEDLGFLPGDIAEKFAPYFRPVYDVLLRRLGASFMQYCLRPEIAKVEIAPFAYMRGRTFENAVVILDEAQNVTVNQMKMFLTRLGENVTVIVNGDVTQCDLPAGVKSGLRDALERFSEDEMIGVVSFGKQDCVRSALCQRTLNAYG